The proteins below are encoded in one region of Dethiobacter alkaliphilus AHT 1:
- a CDS encoding DUF4212 domain-containing protein, with product MTEELKYTAVDQETADAHWKDNARLVMTLLAVWFVITWVGALLAGSLNEIQIAGFPVGYTLGSLVTLIVYVWMIFFYAKKMDAIDEKYGMKE from the coding sequence ATGACCGAAGAGTTAAAATACACTGCGGTGGATCAGGAAACGGCGGATGCCCACTGGAAGGACAATGCAAGACTGGTAATGACGCTGCTGGCAGTATGGTTTGTAATTACCTGGGTAGGGGCGTTATTAGCTGGTAGCTTAAATGAAATTCAGATTGCAGGTTTTCCTGTAGGCTATACACTGGGTTCATTGGTTACGCTGATTGTTTACGTTTGGATGATTTTCTTTTATGCGAAGAAGATGGATGCAATTGATGAAAAGTACGGTATGAAAGAATAG
- a CDS encoding Lon protease family protein gives MEFRTLKPEELRYICDPSQFEFETTESVPPLEGIIGQERAVRAMEFGLAIKRHGYNIFMTGRTGTGKISYAQTLVNDVAAKEKAPDDWCYVYNFDSPSHPMALRLPCGQGSRFAKDMEELVDSLKLEIPKAFDADDYEREKAELFKKFQETRSELFEELTNKAKEEGFVLKRESTGFVSVPIIDGKEITGEEFEALPAEKKAEFEEKSNEIQLKAIQVMRRIQAAEREMKEAIKELENKIGLFAVGYLIDDLKERYAQEESVVKYLGEVQNDVLENLDDFRSSEEGEGAPFPWMKKKGDPGHKYQVNLVVDNKDTEGAPVIIETNPTYYNLVGRVEYENKMGMVTTDYTMIKAGSLLKANGGYLILQVRDVLTNPGAWEGMKRILKTREACMENLGEQFGVLAMASLRPQAIPVNVKVILMGNPFLYQALYHYEEDFSKLFKVKADFDTEMDANRDNMTEMASFIATHSQREGVKHFDRTGVASLVEYSSRLADHQQKLSTRFNEIVEIIFEADAWAQMANAEVVNGEHVKKAIEEKNYRSDTYEQKLQEMLDEGTILLDMDGEKVGQVNGLSVLNSGDYVFGRPSRITAVTYLGKQGIINIERETKMSGRIHDKGLLTLSGYLAAIFAQKIPLSISASLTFEQLYSGVEGDSASSTELYAILSSLSELPLRQDIAVTGSVNQLGQIQPIGGATHKVEGFFKACKLKGLTGKQGVMLPVQNIKNLNLSDEVVDAVREGKFHIYPVTTIEEGIEILTGVPAGKTDEEGNYPEDTVFGKVAAKLTRYNELLQKSREDGEEKKDDHDPGCAGDCH, from the coding sequence ATGGAGTTTAGAACGCTAAAACCTGAAGAGTTAAGGTACATATGTGATCCGTCACAATTTGAGTTTGAAACCACCGAATCGGTTCCGCCGCTGGAGGGTATCATTGGGCAGGAGCGGGCCGTACGGGCCATGGAATTTGGCCTGGCCATAAAAAGGCATGGCTATAACATTTTTATGACAGGCCGGACCGGTACGGGTAAAATATCCTATGCCCAGACACTTGTTAATGATGTGGCTGCCAAAGAAAAGGCTCCCGATGACTGGTGTTATGTTTATAATTTTGACAGCCCCAGTCATCCCATGGCACTGCGCTTGCCCTGTGGACAAGGCTCCCGTTTTGCCAAGGATATGGAAGAGTTGGTGGATTCCCTGAAGTTGGAGATTCCCAAAGCATTTGATGCCGATGATTATGAGCGGGAAAAAGCGGAACTATTTAAAAAGTTCCAGGAAACAAGGTCAGAATTGTTTGAAGAGCTGACAAACAAGGCCAAAGAAGAGGGGTTTGTGCTCAAGCGCGAGAGCACCGGGTTTGTCAGTGTGCCTATTATTGACGGCAAAGAAATTACCGGCGAGGAGTTTGAGGCTCTTCCCGCTGAGAAAAAGGCAGAGTTTGAGGAAAAGAGCAATGAAATTCAGCTAAAGGCCATTCAGGTGATGCGGCGCATTCAAGCTGCTGAGCGCGAAATGAAGGAGGCCATTAAAGAGCTGGAAAATAAAATCGGCTTATTTGCTGTTGGCTATTTAATTGATGATTTAAAGGAGCGCTATGCCCAGGAAGAATCTGTGGTGAAATATCTGGGAGAGGTGCAAAACGACGTCCTGGAAAATCTGGATGATTTTCGCTCCAGCGAAGAAGGAGAAGGGGCACCGTTTCCCTGGATGAAAAAAAAGGGTGACCCGGGACACAAATACCAGGTAAACCTGGTGGTGGATAACAAGGACACCGAAGGTGCACCGGTGATCATTGAAACCAATCCCACTTACTACAATCTGGTGGGCCGGGTGGAGTATGAAAATAAAATGGGTATGGTCACCACCGACTATACCATGATTAAGGCCGGTTCACTGCTCAAAGCCAACGGTGGTTACCTGATTCTGCAGGTAAGGGATGTTTTAACAAACCCCGGCGCCTGGGAAGGTATGAAACGAATTTTAAAAACCAGGGAAGCCTGCATGGAGAATCTGGGGGAACAGTTTGGGGTGCTGGCCATGGCATCGCTCAGGCCGCAGGCAATTCCGGTTAATGTTAAAGTTATACTTATGGGCAATCCCTTCTTGTATCAGGCACTGTACCATTATGAAGAGGATTTTTCCAAGCTTTTCAAAGTAAAAGCAGATTTTGATACAGAAATGGATGCCAATCGAGATAATATGACGGAAATGGCCAGCTTTATTGCCACCCATTCACAGCGGGAAGGAGTCAAGCATTTTGACCGCACCGGGGTTGCCAGTCTGGTGGAGTACAGCTCCCGCCTGGCCGATCATCAGCAGAAATTAAGCACCCGTTTCAATGAAATTGTGGAGATAATTTTTGAAGCGGATGCCTGGGCCCAAATGGCCAATGCGGAAGTTGTAAATGGCGAGCATGTTAAGAAAGCCATTGAGGAGAAAAATTACCGTTCAGATACGTACGAGCAAAAGCTGCAGGAAATGCTGGACGAAGGAACAATCCTTTTGGACATGGACGGAGAAAAGGTGGGACAGGTAAACGGTCTTTCTGTTTTAAACAGCGGAGATTATGTTTTCGGCCGACCTTCCCGCATTACTGCGGTGACCTATTTGGGTAAGCAGGGCATCATTAATATTGAGCGGGAAACTAAAATGAGCGGCCGCATCCATGATAAAGGCTTGCTTACACTATCCGGCTACCTTGCCGCCATTTTTGCCCAGAAAATTCCGCTGTCAATTTCTGCCAGCCTGACATTTGAACAATTATATTCCGGTGTAGAAGGAGACAGTGCTTCCAGCACCGAGCTTTATGCCATCTTGTCCAGTCTGTCCGAGCTGCCGTTGCGCCAGGACATTGCGGTGACAGGCTCTGTGAACCAGCTGGGGCAGATCCAGCCCATTGGCGGAGCCACACATAAGGTTGAAGGTTTCTTTAAAGCCTGTAAGCTAAAGGGCCTTACAGGAAAACAAGGGGTCATGCTGCCGGTGCAGAATATTAAAAACCTGAACCTCTCGGATGAAGTGGTGGACGCGGTGCGGGAGGGTAAATTCCATATCTACCCCGTTACCACCATTGAAGAAGGCATTGAAATCCTCACCGGTGTGCCCGCCGGTAAAACCGATGAAGAGGGTAATTACCCGGAAGACACTGTTTTTGGTAAGGTAGCAGCCAAGCTGACCAGATACAATGAACTGCTGCAAAAGTCCCGGGAGGACGGGGAAGAGAAAAAAGATGACCATGACCCGGGTTGTGCCGGTGATTGTCACTGA
- the acs gene encoding acetate--CoA ligase, with amino-acid sequence MTEKGNETIVEQGNAYAPPESFKQNAHIKSMEEYQKMYQSSINDPDSFWSDLAGELLDWFKPWDKVVDFDFKKADIKWFQGGKLNVSYNCLDRHLTTWRKNKAAIIWEGDAPGESRTYTYHELYREVNRFANVLKKKGVKRGDRVALYMPMIPQLAISMLACTRIGAIHSIVFGGFSAEALRDRINDSECKLLVTADAGLRGGKTVKLKDIADEALSDAPSVENVIVYRRAGNEVNMKDGRDTWWDDEVAATDIEKYCQPEEMDAEDPLFILYTSGSTGKPKGVLHTTGGYLTHVAATTKYIFDIKDEDTYWCTADIGWVTGHSYIVYGPLANGATSVMFEGIPNYPNPDRFWDVVEKYEVNIFYTAPTAIRAMMRDGDEWPNRHDLSSLRLLGSVGEPINPEAWKWYHRVIGKERCPIVDTWWQTETGGILIAPIPGAVPTKPGAATTPFFGVDAAVIRQDGSEADVDEPGYLVIRRAWPGMMRTVYGDHERFFNTYFSQYEGYYFTGDGARKDEDGYFWLMGRVDDVINISGHRLGTAEVESALVAHDAVAEAAVVGFPHDIKGEGIYSYVILREGFTASDELRKELVKHVRKVIGPIATPDHIQFSPALPKTRSGKIMRRILRKIAHGEEDGIGDTSTLADPSIVDTLVKDRVS; translated from the coding sequence ATGACTGAAAAAGGAAACGAAACAATTGTTGAACAAGGAAATGCATATGCGCCACCGGAGAGCTTTAAGCAAAACGCGCATATCAAAAGCATGGAAGAGTACCAAAAGATGTACCAGAGTTCCATCAACGATCCCGATAGTTTTTGGTCCGATTTGGCAGGTGAACTGTTGGACTGGTTCAAGCCATGGGATAAAGTGGTGGATTTCGACTTCAAGAAAGCAGACATCAAATGGTTCCAGGGCGGAAAACTGAATGTCTCCTATAACTGCTTAGACCGTCACCTCACAACCTGGCGTAAGAACAAAGCTGCCATTATCTGGGAAGGCGACGCTCCCGGTGAAAGCCGGACTTATACGTATCATGAACTGTACCGGGAAGTAAACCGCTTTGCCAATGTGCTGAAGAAAAAAGGTGTTAAAAGAGGCGATCGCGTAGCGCTTTACATGCCCATGATTCCCCAATTGGCCATTTCTATGCTGGCCTGCACCCGCATTGGTGCTATTCATAGCATTGTCTTCGGCGGATTCAGTGCGGAAGCCCTGCGTGACCGGATTAACGACAGCGAATGTAAGTTGCTGGTCACAGCTGATGCCGGCCTGCGTGGCGGAAAAACTGTTAAGCTGAAGGATATTGCCGACGAAGCTCTAAGTGATGCACCTTCCGTGGAAAACGTTATTGTATATCGTCGTGCAGGTAATGAAGTGAATATGAAGGATGGCCGTGACACCTGGTGGGATGATGAAGTTGCGGCGACAGATATTGAAAAATACTGCCAGCCCGAAGAGATGGATGCGGAAGATCCCCTGTTCATTCTCTACACCAGCGGTAGTACCGGAAAGCCCAAAGGGGTTTTGCATACCACCGGTGGCTATCTGACCCATGTTGCTGCCACCACCAAATATATCTTTGACATTAAAGACGAAGACACCTACTGGTGCACCGCCGATATCGGCTGGGTTACCGGCCACAGCTATATTGTGTATGGCCCCCTTGCCAACGGCGCAACCAGTGTAATGTTTGAAGGAATTCCTAACTACCCGAACCCGGATCGTTTCTGGGACGTGGTGGAAAAGTATGAAGTCAACATTTTCTATACCGCACCCACAGCCATCCGTGCCATGATGCGTGACGGCGATGAGTGGCCCAACCGCCATGATTTAAGCAGCCTGCGTCTGCTGGGTTCAGTGGGTGAGCCCATCAACCCGGAAGCCTGGAAATGGTATCATAGGGTGATTGGTAAGGAGCGCTGCCCCATTGTGGATACCTGGTGGCAGACAGAAACCGGCGGCATTCTCATTGCCCCCATTCCAGGAGCAGTACCCACCAAGCCCGGTGCCGCAACGACTCCCTTCTTTGGCGTTGACGCCGCTGTCATCCGTCAGGACGGCAGCGAGGCCGACGTGGATGAGCCCGGCTACCTGGTAATCCGTAGAGCCTGGCCCGGTATGATGCGGACTGTTTACGGCGACCATGAACGCTTCTTCAACACCTACTTCTCCCAGTATGAAGGTTACTACTTCACCGGAGACGGTGCCCGCAAAGATGAGGACGGTTATTTCTGGCTGATGGGCCGGGTGGATGATGTTATCAATATCTCCGGTCACCGCCTGGGAACTGCCGAAGTGGAAAGCGCACTGGTGGCGCATGACGCTGTGGCTGAAGCTGCGGTTGTCGGCTTCCCCCATGATATTAAGGGTGAAGGTATCTACTCCTACGTAATCCTCAGAGAAGGGTTTACCGCCAGTGATGAACTGCGTAAAGAACTGGTGAAGCATGTCCGTAAAGTAATCGGACCCATTGCTACACCGGACCATATCCAATTCTCCCCTGCCCTGCCTAAAACCAGGAGCGGGAAAATCATGCGCCGTATTTTGCGCAAGATTGCCCACGGCGAAGAGGATGGTATCGGCGATACCTCCACACTGGCTGACCCCAGCATTGTGGATACCCTGGTTAAGGATCGCGTCAGCTAA
- a CDS encoding class I SAM-dependent DNA methyltransferase: protein MVQYSGLAVIYDQLMQSVDYDEWAEYIGELTHRHGGIPRQNVLDVACGTGTTTLALARAGYPVTGLDLSAEMLSFAREKAESQGTEAAFMQADMRTFSLAEPVGLVVSFQDGINYLLTAEDLTQTFSAVGKALLPEGLFIFDVNRVDKLQDTKTETSWVDCDDFTLIWETRFVEQDIWEIAVTGFTKLKDGNYQKFSEVHKERVISEEEVQRSLHHAGLELVGRYAAFSLDEPDFGTRRVFYVARKER from the coding sequence GTGGTTCAATATAGTGGACTGGCAGTTATTTATGATCAGTTGATGCAAAGTGTGGATTACGATGAATGGGCAGAGTACATCGGAGAATTAACGCACCGCCATGGCGGCATCCCCCGGCAAAATGTACTGGATGTGGCCTGCGGTACCGGAACCACCACGCTGGCCCTGGCCCGGGCCGGCTACCCTGTGACCGGACTGGATTTATCGGCTGAGATGCTGTCCTTTGCCCGGGAAAAAGCAGAGTCCCAGGGGACCGAGGCAGCTTTTATGCAGGCAGATATGCGTACATTTTCCCTGGCTGAACCGGTGGGTCTGGTGGTATCATTTCAGGATGGAATAAATTATCTTTTAACAGCAGAGGATTTGACACAAACCTTTAGCGCCGTCGGTAAGGCGCTTTTGCCTGAAGGGTTGTTTATCTTCGATGTTAACCGGGTGGACAAACTGCAGGATACCAAGACGGAAACATCCTGGGTAGACTGCGATGATTTTACACTGATTTGGGAAACCCGGTTTGTAGAGCAGGATATCTGGGAAATAGCTGTAACCGGTTTTACCAAACTTAAAGACGGTAATTATCAGAAATTCAGTGAAGTACATAAAGAACGGGTGATTTCTGAGGAAGAAGTGCAAAGGTCCCTGCACCATGCCGGCTTGGAGTTGGTGGGCAGGTATGCTGCTTTCAGCCTGGATGAGCCTGACTTTGGAACGCGCCGTGTATTCTATGTGGCACGAAAGGAGCGGTAG
- a CDS encoding CaiB/BaiF CoA transferase family protein, protein LDLTRLYPGPFCTMMLADMGADVIKVESPGEGDYFRKMGPMEGEDSHYFRLLNRNKKSITLNLKDPKGIEIFLRLAADADVVVEGFRPGVVDSLGIGYDQVRRINEKIIYCSITGYGQDGPLRDRAGHDLNYIALSGILDITGQAGGPPVIPGVQIGDVGGGTQMALSAILAALFARERGRGGTYIDVAMLDGLVSWLPISMAEVFAGNEIKRGEAELNGGLACYSVYKTADGGYMALGALEKKFWLSFCAAVGRNDLRDVQYQQDQAGLKKELAGIFGQKNRRQWEEIFAGVDACCEPVLSLPEVKEHPQVKAREMVTGKSLNFPVRFKDGASVQSGPAPAIGEHTEEVLLTAGLTDEDILKLRQEGVLGSRGC, encoded by the coding sequence CTTGACCTTACCCGGTTGTATCCCGGCCCCTTTTGTACTATGATGCTAGCCGATATGGGGGCCGACGTCATAAAGGTGGAGAGTCCCGGAGAGGGAGATTATTTTCGGAAAATGGGACCCATGGAAGGTGAGGACAGTCATTATTTTCGCCTGCTAAACCGTAACAAAAAAAGTATCACACTAAATCTGAAAGATCCGAAAGGGATTGAGATTTTTTTGCGCCTGGCAGCGGACGCCGATGTGGTGGTGGAGGGTTTTCGCCCCGGAGTGGTGGACTCTTTGGGCATTGGTTATGACCAGGTGCGCCGAATTAATGAGAAGATTATCTACTGTTCCATTACAGGTTACGGGCAAGACGGCCCACTGCGGGACCGGGCAGGTCATGACTTAAACTACATTGCTTTGTCCGGAATTCTGGATATAACAGGTCAGGCGGGAGGCCCGCCGGTAATACCGGGAGTTCAGATTGGCGATGTGGGCGGTGGAACACAGATGGCCTTATCGGCAATTCTGGCAGCTCTTTTTGCCCGGGAAAGGGGCAGGGGCGGTACATACATAGATGTGGCCATGTTGGACGGCCTTGTATCCTGGCTGCCTATCTCCATGGCGGAAGTGTTTGCCGGCAATGAAATAAAGCGGGGAGAAGCGGAGCTAAATGGCGGTCTGGCCTGCTATTCGGTATATAAAACGGCCGATGGAGGTTATATGGCTCTGGGAGCTCTGGAAAAAAAGTTCTGGCTGAGTTTCTGTGCTGCTGTTGGACGCAATGATTTGCGAGACGTGCAGTATCAGCAGGATCAGGCTGGCTTAAAGAAGGAGTTGGCCGGTATTTTCGGGCAAAAAAACCGCCGGCAGTGGGAAGAAATCTTCGCTGGGGTGGATGCCTGTTGTGAGCCGGTACTATCTTTGCCTGAGGTTAAAGAGCACCCGCAGGTGAAGGCGCGGGAAATGGTGACCGGTAAATCATTGAACTTTCCTGTCAGGTTTAAGGATGGTGCATCTGTGCAGAGCGGGCCTGCTCCGGCCATAGGGGAGCATACTGAAGAAGTGCTGCTTACCGCAGGGCTAACCGACGAAGATATTCTAAAATTAAGGCAGGAAGGGGTTCTAGGCTCCCGCGGCTGCTAG
- a CDS encoding sodium:solute symporter family protein, with the protein MKDSQWTKFALGVIGSVLLLTAIFSFMEGQGALQPRTIGLIFFFGTVLLYAVVGVLSSARKVADYYVAGRDIPALYNGMAGAANWMSAASVIGMAGTIYMLGYDGLAYIMGWTGGYVLLALLIAPYVRKMRAYTVPDFMAARYGGNVARGVSVFSAVAMNIVYLIPQFMGVGMIASRFLGLPFEWGVFVALAVILLTTFSGGMRGVTWVSVAQYLIALTAYVVPLVLLSIRLTGSPIPWLSYGQALSEITAFEAANNMTSYIQPFTNMSMLNTLGLIFCLMVGTVGLPHVLTRFYTVKSVRESRISVGWCLLFIVLIYASAPAMAALVRNDIYQNLVGTPIADMPAWVESWGEQDMVTVNDVNNDGILAYEGLELHPDMIVTGAPEIANMPYTVSGLIGAGGMAAAVSTSLGLLMVLAAGVAHDIYKKMINPDASEGAVLFWSRAVLVVVAALCALAALSRPALIVAMVAWAFSIAAASFFPAIFLGIWWRRANATGAVAGMIVGLTVTITYIIISHFYGIQIFGILPVNAGLFGVPANFLVTYFVSMATEAPPEDIQDLVTELRYPRATREIGEGN; encoded by the coding sequence ATGAAAGACAGTCAATGGACTAAGTTTGCTTTAGGCGTAATCGGGTCAGTTTTACTGCTTACGGCTATCTTTAGTTTTATGGAAGGGCAGGGCGCGCTGCAGCCCAGGACAATCGGTCTGATATTCTTCTTTGGTACGGTTTTGTTGTATGCTGTTGTAGGTGTTTTAAGTTCGGCCCGCAAGGTTGCCGATTATTATGTGGCCGGTCGGGATATTCCGGCACTCTATAACGGGATGGCCGGCGCGGCCAACTGGATGAGTGCTGCTTCCGTTATCGGGATGGCCGGTACTATCTATATGTTAGGTTATGACGGCCTGGCCTATATCATGGGCTGGACCGGAGGATATGTGCTGTTGGCTCTTTTGATTGCACCATACGTGCGCAAAATGAGGGCCTACACAGTACCGGACTTTATGGCTGCCCGCTATGGCGGGAATGTGGCCCGGGGCGTATCGGTTTTCTCCGCCGTGGCCATGAATATTGTTTATCTGATTCCGCAGTTTATGGGTGTGGGCATGATTGCCAGCCGCTTTTTGGGCTTACCCTTTGAATGGGGCGTGTTTGTGGCCCTGGCGGTAATCCTTTTGACCACTTTCTCCGGCGGAATGCGCGGTGTTACCTGGGTGTCTGTGGCCCAGTATCTGATTGCCTTAACCGCTTATGTTGTACCTTTGGTACTGCTGTCAATTCGTCTTACCGGCAGTCCTATCCCCTGGCTTTCTTATGGTCAGGCGCTGTCTGAAATTACCGCTTTTGAAGCGGCCAACAACATGACCAGCTATATTCAGCCATTTACCAACATGAGTATGCTTAACACTTTGGGGCTTATTTTCTGCCTGATGGTGGGAACCGTGGGACTGCCCCACGTTTTAACCCGGTTCTACACCGTTAAGTCCGTAAGGGAATCCCGCATCAGTGTTGGTTGGTGTCTGCTGTTTATCGTATTGATTTACGCCTCTGCTCCCGCCATGGCGGCTCTGGTAAGAAACGACATTTACCAGAACCTGGTGGGGACCCCCATCGCCGATATGCCGGCCTGGGTTGAGTCCTGGGGCGAGCAGGATATGGTTACTGTAAATGATGTGAACAATGACGGTATTCTGGCTTATGAAGGCCTTGAATTACATCCGGATATGATTGTAACCGGGGCTCCGGAAATTGCTAACATGCCCTATACAGTCTCCGGTCTGATCGGCGCCGGCGGTATGGCGGCGGCGGTATCCACCTCGCTTGGCCTCTTGATGGTGCTGGCTGCCGGTGTGGCCCACGATATTTATAAGAAGATGATTAACCCTGATGCATCAGAGGGAGCCGTTCTCTTCTGGTCGCGGGCGGTGTTGGTAGTGGTAGCTGCCCTGTGTGCCCTGGCGGCGCTCTCCAGACCGGCCCTGATTGTAGCCATGGTGGCCTGGGCGTTCTCCATTGCTGCGGCATCTTTCTTCCCGGCAATCTTTTTGGGAATCTGGTGGCGGCGTGCCAATGCCACCGGTGCTGTAGCAGGTATGATTGTGGGTCTGACTGTTACAATCACCTACATTATAATCTCCCACTTCTATGGCATCCAGATCTTTGGCATCCTGCCTGTTAACGCCGGACTGTTTGGTGTACCCGCCAACTTCCTGGTAACCTACTTTGTCTCCATGGCCACAGAAGCACCGCCTGAGGACATTCAGGATCTGGTTACCGAGCTTCGTTACCCCAGAGCTACCCGTGAAATCGGTGAAGGTAACTAG
- the trmL gene encoding tRNA (uridine(34)/cytosine(34)/5-carboxymethylaminomethyluridine(34)-2'-O)-methyltransferase TrmL — MHIVLVEPEIPPNTGNVSRTCAVTGTTLHLVEPMGFSIEERQLKRAGLDYWQHLNLQVHESLEHFLDYATDRNCWFLSTKGKQSYTDIKYHKDDLLVFGRETAGLPDWLLARYPQKCVRIPMGPDVRSLNLSNSVAIVLYEALRQQGFPGLS, encoded by the coding sequence GTGCATATAGTTCTGGTTGAACCGGAGATCCCTCCCAATACCGGAAATGTATCCCGAACCTGTGCGGTGACGGGGACAACGCTACATTTGGTGGAACCCATGGGTTTTTCCATTGAAGAGCGGCAGTTAAAAAGGGCGGGACTTGATTATTGGCAGCATCTAAACCTCCAGGTACATGAAAGTCTGGAGCATTTTCTAGACTATGCTACTGACAGGAATTGTTGGTTTTTGTCCACCAAGGGTAAGCAGTCATATACCGACATTAAATATCATAAGGACGACCTGCTGGTATTTGGTCGGGAAACCGCCGGTCTGCCGGATTGGCTGTTGGCCCGATATCCCCAAAAGTGCGTGAGGATTCCCATGGGACCAGATGTTCGTTCCCTGAATCTGTCTAATTCGGTAGCCATAGTTTTGTATGAAGCCCTGCGCCAGCAGGGTTTTCCGGGATTATCCTGA
- the mnmH gene encoding tRNA 2-selenouridine(34) synthase MnmH has product MKSLLTVEQFIKNREQYLLVDVRSPGEFSLAHIPGAVNIPLFSDEERALVGTTYWKEGTDRAKLVGLSLVGPRLPGMVEEMLESAAGRDIVLYCWRGGMRSGSVFSVMEALGYPAWQLVGGYKAFRRHVVRYLKSAKIKMPVFVLNGLTGVGKTLVIKELQRKGAPTIDLERLANHRGSAFGGIGLGKPRTQKDFEAHLFFALKEIENAPYVLLEGEGKKVGPVVLPDFLYSAMHQGEHILLEADLEIRVDRIIKEYHGIDESVEPLADAALMLQKKLGQKKCSALATQIRQGELRPAAMALCSEYYDQYYRDSQQNKGHYLAVVDVNDIQRGAAVILAVVTEYLQKGESSGSI; this is encoded by the coding sequence GTGAAATCGCTACTCACAGTGGAGCAGTTTATAAAGAACAGAGAGCAGTATTTACTTGTCGATGTGCGCTCTCCCGGGGAGTTTTCACTGGCTCATATTCCGGGGGCAGTGAATATTCCGCTATTTTCTGATGAGGAGCGGGCGCTTGTCGGCACCACATACTGGAAGGAAGGGACCGACCGGGCCAAACTGGTCGGTCTTTCTCTGGTGGGGCCCCGTCTGCCAGGTATGGTGGAGGAAATGCTGGAGAGTGCGGCGGGTCGTGATATTGTCCTCTACTGCTGGCGCGGCGGAATGCGCAGCGGCAGTGTGTTCTCGGTGATGGAGGCGCTGGGTTATCCGGCCTGGCAACTGGTGGGAGGCTATAAAGCGTTTCGCCGCCATGTTGTGCGCTATCTGAAGAGCGCCAAAATAAAGATGCCGGTTTTTGTTCTAAACGGCCTTACCGGAGTGGGCAAAACCTTAGTAATAAAGGAGTTGCAGCGCAAAGGAGCCCCCACCATCGATTTGGAGCGGCTGGCAAATCATCGCGGATCGGCATTTGGCGGCATAGGACTGGGAAAACCACGCACCCAGAAAGATTTTGAGGCCCATCTGTTCTTCGCCCTAAAAGAAATAGAAAATGCGCCGTATGTCCTTCTAGAAGGGGAAGGAAAAAAGGTAGGGCCTGTGGTTCTGCCGGATTTTCTCTACAGCGCCATGCATCAGGGAGAGCATATCCTGCTGGAAGCAGACCTGGAGATCCGGGTAGACCGGATTATAAAAGAGTATCACGGAATAGACGAAAGTGTTGAGCCGTTGGCCGATGCCGCACTGATGCTGCAGAAAAAATTAGGTCAAAAAAAATGTTCGGCGCTGGCTACCCAGATCCGTCAGGGGGAGCTGCGCCCTGCGGCAATGGCCCTTTGCTCCGAGTATTACGATCAGTACTACCGTGATTCGCAGCAGAATAAAGGTCATTATCTCGCTGTGGTAGATGTAAATGACATTCAAAGGGGCGCCGCAGTAATATTGGCGGTGGTTACAGAATACCTGCAAAAAGGAGAAAGCAGTGGTTCAATATAG
- a CDS encoding metal-sensitive transcriptional regulator, with amino-acid sequence MDTIRRIKTASGHLKAVERMVDEDKYCADVLLQLQAVISSLEKISNIILENHLETCMRSAILRGEDEEIIRELKTFMKYKRG; translated from the coding sequence ATGGACACAATCCGAAGGATTAAGACGGCAAGCGGCCACCTGAAAGCTGTGGAGCGCATGGTTGATGAGGACAAGTATTGTGCTGATGTCCTTCTACAGCTGCAGGCAGTTATCTCCTCCTTGGAGAAAATCAGTAATATCATTTTGGAGAATCACCTGGAAACGTGTATGCGCTCTGCCATACTCCGCGGTGAGGACGAAGAGATTATCAGAGAGTTAAAAACGTTTATGAAGTATAAACGCGGCTAA
- a CDS encoding heavy-metal-associated domain-containing protein, protein MSDKLTLNIGGMTCNHCKMKVEKALKTLDGVQDVQINLEAGQADVSYDGSKISESDLKAVVGDAGYEVK, encoded by the coding sequence ATGTCTGATAAGCTCACACTAAACATTGGCGGCATGACTTGTAACCATTGTAAAATGAAGGTGGAAAAAGCTTTAAAAACACTGGACGGTGTCCAGGATGTACAGATTAACCTGGAAGCGGGTCAGGCTGATGTCAGCTACGACGGCAGCAAGATCAGCGAAAGCGATTTAAAAGCAGTGGTAGGAGATGCAGGTTACGAAGTAAAATAA